Below is a genomic region from Mucilaginibacter auburnensis.
CGCCACGGCCTTTCATATCCTGAAGCGTATGGGTGGTTACCCTTTTAATTTCTTTGTTTACCGACATTTTGATCAGTTTGAGTGGGCAAATGTAGGGATTATTTTATTTCGGATTTTTCGCAAGTATTTGTTTTTTACGGTGCTCAAGAGGGCTGCGCCGTTTCGGATGTTCGATTTCGGAATTATTGAAGTGTCGTTTACCTAAAATAATTACATACAATACAACGGAAGTAACCAACGCGCTAATAACTGATGTTAACAGCCCCACAGCATAATTAACTGGCCAATTTCCGTCTAAAACCAATTTATAAACAGAATTGCTACCACCGTCTAACCCGGTTATAAGATGCAGAAGTATATTTGCGGTTGCATGCGCAAATATAGCCGCCCATAACGACCGGGTAAGTACAAATGATAACCCAAACACAAATGAAAATAGCGTAGTGCTTACTATCATACTTAAGCCGCCTGCTATATGATACAATCCAAATGGAAGTGCCATTATCAATAAGCCTATGCGCCAACCCAACAATCTGGCAAAAACCACCAATAAAAACCCTCTAAACATTAGCTCCTCTAAAACAGCACCCAGCAAAAAAGAATAACTTTCTTCTAAAACGTAAGCTACATTTATCGGTTGATATACAAACCGGTAAGGAACCATCATATAAAGCACAAATGCTAAAATAATCAGGCTTGCTACACCGATAGCAATGCCGATAAATATAATTTTATACATGTGCTTTGATAAACAAGCCCCAGAGCAGCAGTCAGTATGTTATTCCGTTTTAATAAATTAAAGGTAACGTAAAGCAAAAGTGCGTCGGCAATTATTATCAGTGATGTACGGATCCAAAAATTGCTTGCAAAACCTCCGGGAATCATGTGTGGAGCAATGTTAATTGCCCATGCTATAAATATTGCAAACACGAATATCAACAATGAAGGAGCATGCAATTTAAAGGAACGCTGCTTTTGTAAATAGGCATGGTTGTTTGTTTGTGACATAACTCAGAAGGGGCAATTGTTATATGGACTAAGTTATAACAAATAGCAACGAATTTGCGATGTGGAAAAAATCCGAAATCGAAATTCCGAATTCCGAAATTAATAATTACTTTTGCGGCGTGAACCAGGGACTCAACAACACCGTTTTCCCATCCTATTTTCACGGCGCAGCGCACCGCATAAGCCGCTTTTTTAATCCTTTTATTTATTTAAAGAATGACTTATTTCACCAAATTACCGGCCGTATTATTACTGGCTGACGGTACTGTTTTTCATGGAAAAGCCGCAGGCAAAATTGGTACAACCGCCGGCGAAATATGTTTTAATACCGGCATGACCGGCTATCAGGAAGTATTTACAGATCCTTCGTACTTTGGCCAGATCATGGTAACTACCAATGCCCACATTGGTAACTATGGCATAAGCAATGAAGAGACCGAATCAGGCAATATTCAAATTGCCGGCTTGGTATGTAAAAACTACAACATTGCTTACAGCCGCAAACAGGCTAACGAGTCAATTCAGGATTATTTTCAGGAAGAAAATATTGTTGGCATATCTGATGTAGATACCCGCCAGTTGGTTCGCCACATCCGCGACAAGGGCGCTATGAATGCTATCATTTCTTCAGAGATCTTAGACATTGAAGAACTAAAAGCTAAACTTGCCGAAGTACCTTCAATGGACGGTTTGGAGTTATCATCAAAAGTAAGTACCAAAGAAACTTATACCATTGGCAACGAGAGCGCACCTTACCGTGTAGCGGTGCTTGATCTGGGTGTTAAAAAGAACATTCTGCGCAATTTTGACAGTCGCGAGGTTTATGCTAAAGTATATCCGGCTAAAACCACCTTCGCCGAAATGGAAAAAGATTTCGCGCCAAACGGTTACTTTATATCAAATGGCCCCGGCGATCCGGCCGCTATGCCTTACGCGGTTGATACTGTAAAAGAAAT
It encodes:
- a CDS encoding CPBP family intramembrane glutamic endopeptidase, whose product is MYKIIFIGIAIGVASLIILAFVLYMMVPYRFVYQPINVAYVLEESYSFLLGAVLEELMFRGFLLVVFARLLGWRIGLLIMALPFGLYHIAGGLSMIVSTTLFSFVFGLSFVLTRSLWAAIFAHATANILLHLITGLDGGSNSVYKLVLDGNWPVNYAVGLLTSVISALVTSVVLYVIILGKRHFNNSEIEHPKRRSPLEHRKKQILAKNPK
- the carA gene encoding glutamine-hydrolyzing carbamoyl-phosphate synthase small subunit, with amino-acid sequence MTYFTKLPAVLLLADGTVFHGKAAGKIGTTAGEICFNTGMTGYQEVFTDPSYFGQIMVTTNAHIGNYGISNEETESGNIQIAGLVCKNYNIAYSRKQANESIQDYFQEENIVGISDVDTRQLVRHIRDKGAMNAIISSEILDIEELKAKLAEVPSMDGLELSSKVSTKETYTIGNESAPYRVAVLDLGVKKNILRNFDSREVYAKVYPAKTTFAEMEKDFAPNGYFISNGPGDPAAMPYAVDTVKEILDADKPMFGICLGHQLLALANGIPTKKMFNGHRGLNHPVKNIIINHCEVTSQNHGFGVVPEAVRASDKVEITHVNLNDDSIEGIRVKGKKAFSVQYHPESSPGPHDSRYLFDDFVKLMK